The Kordia sp. SMS9 DNA window CATATTTGTAAAAAATTTATTTTTTGAAAAAGTCACTTATACTCCTCTTTATAATAGTTGCCCATGTTGCTCACGGACAATCTGTTGCTAAATATTCGAATGAATTTATGAATATTGGTGTAGATGCTGCTGCGTTTGGAATGGGAAATGCCGTAGTCGCAAACATTGATGATGTGAATGCTGGATATTGGAATCCTGCAGGATTGGTAGAATTGGAAGACAAACAATTGGCATTAATGCACTCTAGCTATTTTGCCAATATTGCATTGTATGATTATGCTGCGTTTGCCATGCCAATTGATGACAGAAGCGCTTGGGGAATTTCTTTAATCCGCTTTGGAGTGGATGACATCTTAAACACAACCGAGTTAATTGATGCACAAGGAAATATAGATTTTAATAGAATCAGTCTCTTCTCTGCGGCAGATTACGGAGTTACGTTTTCGTATGCACGTAGATTGCCCGTACAAGGATTAAATTATGGTGTAAATGCCAAAGTAATTCGTAGAATTATTGGGGATTTTGCTTCTTCTTGGGGATTTGGGTTTGACTTCGGATTGCAGTTTAGACATAAAGATTGGAAGTTTGGGTTGATGGCGCGTGACATTACGACAACCTTCAA harbors:
- a CDS encoding PorV/PorQ family protein; translated protein: MNIGVDAAAFGMGNAVVANIDDVNAGYWNPAGLVELEDKQLALMHSSYFANIALYDYAAFAMPIDDRSAWGISLIRFGVDDILNTTELIDAQGNIDFNRISLFSAADYGVTFSYARRLPVQGLNYGVNAKVIRRIIGDFASSWGFGFDFGLQFRHKDWKFGLMARDITTTFNTWSIDEDLFDGVSDQIPTQDLPETTEITIPKLQFGVARSFTFNYDYTLTAEVDMIMRFAETNDIISTGFASVTPAVGLQFAYTDLVFVRAGVGNFQNENNFGSESLTFQPNLGIGFKYKGIQIDYALTDIGDQSAAVYSNVFSLKIDWSLFR